Part of the Campylobacter suis genome, AAACTTTGTAAATTTAGCTTTTTAAGAAAGGAAATTTAATGAAATTTGTATCGATTATAATGGGTAGCAAGAGTGATTATGAGGTTGTAAATGAGGCTGCAAAGTTACTTGAAAAATTTGGTGTAAAATATGAGCTTATCATAAGTTCTGCTCACCGAAGCCCAGAAAGAACGCATGAGTATGTTAAGGCTGCCGAAGCAAAGGGTGCGCAGGTATTTATAGCTGCGGCTGGTATGGCTGCTCATCTTGCTGGAGCTATAGCTGCAAATACAACAAAGCCAGTCATTGGAATTCCTATGGGAGGCTCAGCACTCAACGGTATAGATGCGCTTTACTCAACTGTTCAGATGCCAAGTGGTATGCCTGTGGCAACAGTTGCTATCGGTAAGGCTGGAGC contains:
- the purE gene encoding 5-(carboxyamino)imidazole ribonucleotide mutase translates to MKFVSIIMGSKSDYEVVNEAAKLLEKFGVKYELIISSAHRSPERTHEYVKAAEAKGAQVFIAAAGMAAHLAGAIAANTTKPVIGIPMGGSALNGIDALYSTVQMPSGMPVATVAIGKAGALNSAYLAMQILALQDSELATKLKDDRKDKQEALKADSAKVEVIL